A region of the Clupea harengus chromosome 7, Ch_v2.0.2, whole genome shotgun sequence genome:
tgaacacaaacacaaagagaagtAGGCCAAAACTGGCTAACGTCCTGCATACACACCCATTTTTATCTCAGCTAACAGGAACATCATTAACGCACATCCCCAACATCAGAAGGCTTCGTGGTGTGTGCGGATTTTTCTCTGTGTCCCATTGTTCGTCCAAATCGACAGAGCCTTTATTTGCACTGAATTTCTACAAAGCTGCCCATTATTGAAAcgttttttaaatcaaatgtttacTTAAGAATATCCATGAGGGTCGAAATCAATATAAATAAATGGTTTAATTATAATGGTAAACAGtccttttgtattgttttaaacaatAGCAAACTTTGTGTAGGTCTTCTTGATGTACACACATAGATGACCATCATCGCCGTGAATTGTATTTAATGACAACTgataaagctgttttttttgccatttccTTTTTCATCTCTATCCAGGATGACACATGGGAACACTGAGGAGAATCTCTAGAGGCTATGTGTACACTTCACCATCAGCCGTCTTCAATCACAGCATCCTCTGATTGCACTCTCATCACCACCTCTTCCTCTGGATCCACACTGATGTCCCTGGAGCCATGGGCAGTGTTAGCAGTTTGATCCCGGGACATAGCCTCAACAGCAAGCACTGCCGCGCTTCACAGAACAAACTCAAAAAGGGGCTCCACTCCAAACGTACAGGCAAGAGTTTGGACGGCCTCCTGAAGTATGGGTTCTCTCAGGACCCTAGTGGcactaataataacaacaaaggTGTTTTCCATTCGGGCAAAAGTGAGGACTTCTTTTATATCAAGGTGAGCCAGAAGCCCAAGCCTGGTCACCACAGAAACGCGGAAGCAGAGGACCGTGATAGAGCGTCATTGGATACCGATGCAGGCAGGAAAACTCCACCGGAACTAATACCGATGTCTGGAAAACTGGAGAAGGTAACAACCCAAAGTCAAAAGATGACAAAGACATTTAGATtgttatctttttttatttattttaatacatttttcagtCTGATCTCTGGAAAACACGTGATAAAATAACTATCAAATAAAACCTTTTGAATGCATTACTGATTTCTGATTTAGAAGTCAGTGTTTCAACTGAATAATTAATCTGGTTTTAACTTGACTTTGGAATGGGGCCTTGTTGTTTCCAGCTGCATTGCATGTACTTTCTAGGAGACAGTACAAGACGGATAGTTTCTCTTTatctaaaaaagaaaagccAACTCCAGGGCACATATTATGCATTTCTGGAAACTACTGAGCCATGCATATAACATTAAGGggcttctccttctctcaaaaCCACGCTATTGTTTTCCCTCCAAGCCCCCAGACAAGTACAGTAATATGGGCGAGTAATTCCTGGTGGTTTCCAGCGTTCTCTCTGAGAGCTTACTGTTGTCTACTCCATTTAATTAAGCCCTGAGATTGACGCGTTAAGAATGCCTTGATCTCCCAAGAGTTTTGGTCTGGGGGGCCGGGCCTGCGCTTATGCAAGCTGCCCCGCTCTCAATAGCCCCTTTTATAAACTACGGGTGCCAGAGACACACGGAGCCGTGGCACGGCAGCCACGGAGTCAGACAGAAGGTATGCTGAGGCGGCGAAATCTTCCCGCTCTCACACGCCACTGACATACATAATTAATATCATACCAGGGAGtcatccatctcttctctctctttctctctcgctctctctgtctcttgcccAAGAGAAGAGGTggcaagagaggaggagaaaataaCAGAAAATAGCCCATTCTACCCAACAGTGCACTGTGCAGTTTCCATTTGTATATTGGCTGTTTTTATTTATCACctttttgctttctcttttgtctgttttagAGTGTGGAGAAGGTCCTTATCCGGCCCACTGCCTTCAAGCCAGTCCTTCCCAGGAGCAGCAGCTCCTCCATGGAGACACACAACAGCCTGAACCACATCCTGGGCCACACGCTCAGCCCATCCGAGAGGTCAAAGGACACCCCGGAACCCAAACAGGACACCGGGTCGGGCACGCTGACCGACTCAGGTCGGAACTCCATGTCCAGCCTGCCGACCCACAGTACGGGGTACAGCAGCCAGCTGGACAGCACCAGCACTGGCACATCCACAGGCCACCTGGTGCGCTACAGTGGCTCGGCCCACAACGTCAGCCTgctgcagcaccaccaccacctgagCGGTAACTCCTCAGGGTTGAGTGGCGTGTCAGGGCCTGCGTGTGTCGGGGACAGCAACGGGGCTGGTGAGATAACAGTGGGCAGCTGGATGAACAGCACGGGCAATGTGGCTAATGCGCAAGCCACGTCGACACTCAGCGATAGTCTAACGGCGGCAATGAACCTGAATAAGGATATAGCCGCAGCGGCTACCACATGCCATTCTGGGGGTTTGCTTAGTCTGGAGTTGTTCCCCGAGACGACAACAAGTGTGACTAAAGCCATGGCCGCAACGCCGGCGTCGGAGATGGGCTGCGTGCGCTCGCCAATCTCAATGGACGAGTCGCTGATCCTGCAGCTGGAGCGGAAGCTTCTGGAACGTGAGTCAGAGCTGCATGAGCTGCAGGGGTGTTTCGAGGAGAAGGAGGTCGACACGTGCCAATTGTTCGAGGAGAAACAGCGGTACTGCGCCGAGGAGATGCAGGGGCTCAAACAGCGCTGCTCCACCAAGCTCCGCCAGGCCTCCCAGAGGGCACTCAGGTCacagcagctcctccagcttCAAGTCATCCAGCTCCAGCAGGACAAGGAGCAGCTCCAGGAGGAGGTGGACCAGCTCAACCGTGACAGGGAGATTGTGGAGGCTAGGCTGAGGAGCTACGAGAGGGAGCAGATCCAGCTAGCTCCGACCCTGGAGGAGACTCAGTGGGAGGTGAGAGATGAAAGCCCAGTGGATGGCTAATTACGTTCCTctggctcaactggtagagcaactGGTAGAGGAAGGTTACGGGTttgattcccagggagcacacatatgTTACTGATGTATATCTGTAACTCTAAGTCCCTTTGGATAAAGCCAtctgcaaaataaataaatgtaaatttattttaaatgtaactGTTGTGCCCTGACATGAGTGGTTAAACtgtcataaaaaaacaaatggtgTTTAGAGAAAATACTGAAGAAAACTATGCAGAGATGTCGCACCACAAATGCAGTGGAATAGTATTGTGTCATAGCTATGCACACAATATATTCACTGTGCTAATTAATTGCTTTGATATTTCTCCCAATAAAGTTCACGGCTGGTGCAATGTTTTCCTGAAATTCTTGCTGAATTGGCTGCCATTTTGGCTGATACACTTGCTCTCGTTAGAGTCTCAGGATTTATGTGTGGGTTTACTGTGACAGATCAGATTTtgtgcacagaaaacaaagagGACATGCATGTAATTAGGGGAATCATTTTTCTCTTGTGTTCCCCGGTGTTGAGAGCAAAGGATAGTAATGAAATTTGACTTGTTTATGGAGTGAATACCAAGAACAGGTGATGAGAAAGAAGATTAATTCTTGGTGTGTTTCATTTGCAGGTGTGCCAGAAATCAGGGGAGATATCACTTCTGAAACAGCAACTGAAAGACTCGCAGGCGGATGTCGGACACAAGCTGAGCGAGATTGTCAACCTCAAAGCAGCGCTCAGAGAAGCCAAGAACAAGAtgggggagctggagaggaagagcaaggaGAATGAAGACGCCATTCGCACTCGCTGCGCAGAGGTCGAGGTACAGACTCACTGTGTCTTCTTGATCAACTGCCACCAATACTCTCCTGGGTCGTAATTCATTAAGcttttcactctcactttccCACCAATCTCACTCAACCATATATTTCACATTACAAGAGTGCTCTCTTGCGTGCAGAAACCTATGTCAGGATGTAGGGGCTCATTGAAGTGAATGGTTTTGTTTGCCCACTCGAGTCAATCCAACAATTAAATAGGTGGGATTACCAGACGGAGAGCAGGGATTCTCTTAATTGCAAGTGTGAGGAGAAAGTCTGAATTCCCCAACTGCCAGTGTAAATATATGAAGATGCAATGCAAATACTGTTCAAGTCCGGTATatgctacacacacagtgaatatgACAGAAGCTTGAAATCTCTAAGTCACGTAGAAATCACTTAGTAACCTATGAATATGTGATCTATCCACCAGGTATGCCAGAATGAactacaaagaaaaaaaaatgaggctGACCTCTTGAGGGAAAAGGTTGGCCACCTGGAGACCGACATCAAGGGCATGAAACAGGAGCTGAGTATGGCAAAGGAGGAACAGGTGAAACTGCAGAGCAGCAGAGCCAAACTTGAGGAGGAGCATCTGAAGCTGCAGATCACCAGAGCCAAAATGGAGGTCTTTGGTGGTGGCACAGCTGATGCAGCAGAtcaagagaaaggggggagagaggggaatgggCAGGCAACACAGagagccaaaatggtggacacaGACGCTCTACAAAAGGAGGTGGAAAGAATGAGAAAggagctgatggaggagaaacaaaagaaagacaagatGGTGAACCACTTCCAacaggagagacacacatggAACAAGGAAAAGGACAAGGTGATAAGATACCAGAGGCAGCTGCAGTACAACTACTTGCAGATGCACAAAAAGAACCAAGACTTGGAGAAAATACTGCGGGAACTGACAGCAGAGATGGATAGCAGGACTGAGCTTGACATGGACATCCACAGTCCCCAGCTTCACTTTGACAACCTGGTTGCCACAGAGATATAAGGTCATGGATGGGTGAAGCCATGGAATCATTTTCTACTTCTACGGTTAAAACAATaatatgacatcatcatcatcaccatcatcacggatggattatgtacaggACCAGGACCAGTGATGGATTCATCAAGATAACATATCTTTCATAATCGATAAAACAATAAGATGCTTGTTTATCACTGACAGTGCTAAATCAGCTCTTGTTGATGTTTTGAACGTTACATCAAGGCCAGGGTGGTAAACCATGGTCTCATGGTCTTCCATTGTGTAAAAATGGTATGCCAATAGAAAGCCTTGAAGGGTGCTAATTTGGCCGCCATCCTATATTAACTGTGTTCATTGTGGTCTGGAAACAGCGTGACTGGGCAGGCTAACGGGCACTGATCCAAAATCTTTACACAGTGGTTGAGAATATTCGCCAAGCCAGAGCAACCTTCATGTCAGAGagagtcaaaaatgtatgtgCTGCCTCTTTGTCTTCGCTGACCGGCAAGCACAACCTGGCCATAGAAGCTTTTCTCTATTGAGCATTTCCAGACTATAATCCCAGTGGCAACTGACCTGACATATGGACTTGCAGAATCGGGCTGCAATGAGCCTAATAAGAGGTAAAGCACACCTAGCAACATTTTCCCCCTGTTACCTATTACCTGGGATCCTTTATAACCGTAGTTTACAGTTTTTAAAATTCAACTATAACATGGGAAAACAAATTATTTTCTTATGCTGGCAGAACAGAAAGCAGAATTCATTTAATCTTGCTAGTTGATATTTCGGCAATGTTTTCTTTGTATACAGTTGAGTCCaggcaaaaagaaagacataggACTGCCAGGACACCCTTGTCCTTTTAGATGCGCAGAATATTCAAAGCAGTTCCtgaaaaatgtgtatgtataaataTGGTGACATCTCAGTGGATATATTATATCATTACAAGACCTGAGATGTGTTGAATGTAATAGTACAAGACACATTAGCTATAAACATAGTTGTAAAGACTAAACCCACACTCCTCCACTGACAATAGCACACACTGGTATGATATTAACCCACTAATGTGCAAACAGCATGATCTCTAATCTCTATTTCCAAAGCCAGGTGTATAGCCACAAAGCACTTGAACACTAATGATTGAATGTCCAAGCAATGCACTAACGGGTGAATGAGGCCTGTATGAATAGTGTTTTTTGTGAGCCTTAAATTCACTGATAAAATGGCCGCCACAGATGGAGCTTGCACCTGCCACACTCCACCAGTGCTTTACTTTTACTAAGTCAGAATGTCAACATGAGGTTCTGTTTACTCTAGGAGACTAAATGGTATGCACTACTTGTTCCCTGCAGTTTGAATTTGGTAACAATCTTTATTCATCGGGAAGCCTTATCATTTAGTCTGAAAAATGAAATGGGCAGTTAGTTCAACCAAATGTATATATACAAAAGCAATACTAATTGTGCATTTTTCCAAAGCATTTGATAATGAGGTAagggcctttttaagatggatgACAAAACAGTTTGTAAACAATGAGCAAATACACTGTATACACAGTAGGCAGTGTTTATTGGGACATCACCTCAAAAAGAAGACATTTTTTATCTGCACTGTCCAGACCACTATCTACACTGATACTTTAACCTCAGTACTTTAATGTCCATGATGTGACAGCAGCAAGTTCACTGTAAAGATTATGAGCCAACAACGCTCCTCGACAATTTACTTTGTCAGACAAAGAACTCAAAGAATAATTCAAACCTGAGGCGTAAGGGGGGAAGTGAAAAGTTGAGCCCAGAGTAGGTTTGGCATCCACTCAGTGACCTCCAGTGgtggaaaaaaataacaatacaaaaTGTCTTCCCATCCTTCAATACCCATGAATGTCTTTGGTTTATACAGAGGACATCTGAAGCTTTTTAGGACAGCTGTACTGTTGTTTATAGACTGGATGCAAGGTAGCAATTAGAATCCACAACTACATACTTGAATAAAAGTTGAAAGTTGAATGTTGACACTGGCAAAAGATTGGTCATGGTGAGCAGCATTTCCCAATGCCTCTTTCCAATGTCTTCTTTCAGACTTGTTTTAGCTCAAGAGCGTTTTGACTTGATAGGGAGGGTTACTGGTTGCAATGTACTGTTCACAATATCATGCGTTTTACATTATTGGTACACAAATGTCCAGGATGTAGCCTAGAACTTTTGCTTCCTTCTTGCATTCTGTCTTGTCATTCCAATGTCATATCTGAGTTCCCACATATTCCACCTCAGTCTCGTCAACCCTCTCAGCCTTCACCACTTCCTGTGGATATTGTGACATAGGCTTATGTGCTTTTTCAGATactaacacacaccaacactagcTAAATGGTTACAGTAACTCGCAAATATGGCAATCCACAGATGAATTTTTACCCaatgtatgtattgtatatttctatttattttaaataaacaaaacaaagatctCTTCGAAAGAACGattttgatttcttcagtgtgttccTCCATTCCTTAATCCCCAATGCTATCTGGATCTTCATACCACAGCGACAAATCAGCATGTGTCAGCCCCCTCCAACAGGAGTTGGTAGATTAGCGAGAGTAAGCAAATGTGTCCGTTTGAgatgatttaacacacacaaaaaacgaGGGAATTTAATGCATGGCAGAGCACACCGGTGTCTAAATCTGTGGCTAACTCACACTCCATCCTCCTGAGCACCTCTGTGTGAACTCTAGCTCTTTGTGTGTATCTTAtcgctgctgctgtgctgctaaTCCACTTGGTAGAATAATCCATTTTcacctttctcttttctcttttttctatttaagcgaaaaataaaataaactcaAAATCCTCCcatcagactttttttttttttttaatgtcagcccagcctcctctctgcctcagaGGCCTTACCCCCCAGCCCAATCAGATGTGGAGTATCAGCACCGAgatcaaataataaaaaaagcttTGTTTGGGTTCAGATGGGTCTGTCACACACAATGGACATCCACAAAGCCCTGCGTGTTCTTAAATATGCAACGCATAATTTAACCTTCATCCTGTTTGGTGAAAGGCCTTAATCTTGCGTGTTTGGTGAGAGGGACAGGCGATACAGGTGGATTAGGTGTTATCAGGCGCGATACAAGCGT
Encoded here:
- the lzts1 gene encoding leucine zipper putative tumor suppressor 2 homolog, with the translated sequence MGSVSSLIPGHSLNSKHCRASQNKLKKGLHSKRTGKSLDGLLKYGFSQDPSGTNNNNKGVFHSGKSEDFFYIKVSQKPKPGHHRNAEAEDRDRASLDTDAGRKTPPELIPMSGKLEKSVEKVLIRPTAFKPVLPRSSSSSMETHNSLNHILGHTLSPSERSKDTPEPKQDTGSGTLTDSGRNSMSSLPTHSTGYSSQLDSTSTGTSTGHLVRYSGSAHNVSLLQHHHHLSGNSSGLSGVSGPACVGDSNGAGEITVGSWMNSTGNVANAQATSTLSDSLTAAMNLNKDIAAAATTCHSGGLLSLELFPETTTSVTKAMAATPASEMGCVRSPISMDESLILQLERKLLERESELHELQGCFEEKEVDTCQLFEEKQRYCAEEMQGLKQRCSTKLRQASQRALRSQQLLQLQVIQLQQDKEQLQEEVDQLNRDREIVEARLRSYEREQIQLAPTLEETQWEVCQKSGEISLLKQQLKDSQADVGHKLSEIVNLKAALREAKNKMGELERKSKENEDAIRTRCAEVEVCQNELQRKKNEADLLREKVGHLETDIKGMKQELSMAKEEQVKLQSSRAKLEEEHLKLQITRAKMEVFGGGTADAADQEKGGREGNGQATQRAKMVDTDALQKEVERMRKELMEEKQKKDKMVNHFQQERHTWNKEKDKVIRYQRQLQYNYLQMHKKNQDLEKILRELTAEMDSRTELDMDIHSPQLHFDNLVATEI